A genomic stretch from Xiphophorus maculatus strain JP 163 A chromosome 16, X_maculatus-5.0-male, whole genome shotgun sequence includes:
- the LOC102232050 gene encoding dedicator of cytokinesis protein 7-like isoform X3, translated as MTSSACERRAFAHKINRTIAAEVRKQVTRDYGSPQLSKKRGGAHQPLPLTEVVEPVDFEEYVSSHAPGVEAGPLRQLMEFPQDDLELLPLDKECTTLEPPLPEEEEDSLDPRVRDALAVYTDDWLVIHRKFQHYSTTYTPQNSERQRERQRGLVKQTFELDEAAVHDRQDDQDDSKRRSVSLDETPRGSWASSIFDLKNSSPDALLPSVLERTAAEDMDRNNTEARSQERHSDLLGLYPPPDEDEAVERCPLPEVPKEHCGQRIMVKCLSLKFEIEIEPIFGSLALYDVKEKKKISENFYFDLNSDQMKGLLKPHTPHIVISTLARSAIFSITYPSPDIFLVIKLEKVLQQGDIGECCEPYMVMKESDSSKHKEKLEKLRLQAEQACSRLGRFRMPFAWTAIHLLNIVSSVGGLDRSDPDSDSERKSHGTWNERKKKGFERMSVGEEMCNFATFRPATLTVTNFFKQEGDRLSDEDLYKFLADMRRPSSVLRRLRPVTAQLKIDISPAPDSPHYCLSPELLHVIPYPDLRVRPTKEVLEFPARNVYTPHTTYRNLLYVYPQSLNFSSRQGSVRNIAVKVQFMAGEDPSQALPVIFGKSSCAEFMKEAYTPIIYHNKSPEFYEETKMKIPANLTDNHHLLFTFYHISCQPKQNTPLETPVGYTWIPLMQHGRLRTGSFSLPVSVEKPPPSYSVLTPDVQLPGMKWVDNHKGVFNVEVTATSSVHTQDAHLDKFFTLVYVLEEYSFPFRLKDVIITEANMEGELKASISALRGSQLDTCVRFLHQLFNKLIQLIVYPPVIAGQIVNLGRAAFEAMALLVNQIHKNLEGNQDQHGRNNLLASYVHYVFRLPTAEPIMPPAGAHPYEMPVQYATLSRATGRPSSLHLSRSKSISNSNPDLATTPISPDEEVQRIIGSKFFFPPCFSPLLPL; from the exons ATGACATCGTCAGCGTGCGAAAGGAGGGCGTTTGCTCATAAAATCAACCG gacgATTGCAGCGGAGGTCAGAAAACAAGTGACCAGAGACTATGGCTCACCTCAGCTGTCTAAGAAAAGAGGAGGAGCTCATCAACCT TTACCCCTGACGGAGGTGGTTGAACCAGTGGACTTTGAAGAATATGTGAGCAGTCACGCTCCAGGGGTTGAGGCCGGCCCCCTCAGACAGCTGATGGAGTTTCCCCAGGATGACCTGGAGCTCCTCCCGCTGGACAAAGAGTGCACTACACTGGAGCCACCTCTgcctgaggaggaggagga CTCACTAGATCCCAGAGTGAGAGATGCCCTGGCTGTCTACACAGATGACTGGCTTGTCATACATAGAAA ATTTCAACACTACAGCACCACTTACACCCCTCAAAACTCTGAGCGACAGAGAGAGAGGCAGCGAGGGCTGGTCAAACAGACCTTTGAACTGGACGAGGCTGCTGTGCACGATCGCCAGGACGACCAG GATGACTCGAAGCGGAGGTCGGTTAGCCTCGATGAGACCCCCCGAGGCAGCTGGGCCTCCAGCATCTTTGACCTGAAGAACTCCTCCCCGGATGCGTTGCTCCCGTCCGTGCTGGAGCGGACAGCTGCAGAGGATATGGACCGGAACAACACGGAGGCACGCTCTCAGGAGCGCCACAGTGACCTGCTGGGCCTCTACCCtccccctgatgag GATGAAGCAGTGGAGAGATGTCCTCTACCTGAGGTGCCCAAAGAGCACTGCGGCCAGAGGATTATGGTCAAGTGTTTGTCACTAAA atttgagaTTGAAATTGAGCCAATATTTGGATCACTTGCTCTTTATGACgttaaggaaaagaaaaag ATCTCAGAGAATTTTTACTTCGACCTTAACTCAGATCAGATGAAAGGACTGCTGAAACCTCACACACCTCACATAGTTATATCCACGCTGGCTCGTTCCGCCATTTTCTCCATCACATATCCTTCTCCAGATATCTTCTTGGTCATTAAG CTTGAAAAAGTTCTTCAGCAGGGAGACATTGGTGAATGCTGTGAACCCTACATGGTCATGAAAGAATCGGACTCCTCAAAG CACAAGGAGAAGCTGgagaagctccgcctccaggcaGAGCAGGCATGCTCTCGTCTTGGACGTTTCCGCATGCCTTTTGCCTGGACAGCCATTCACCTCCTCAACATCGTCAGCAGCGTTGGTGGTCTCGATCGGTCTGACCCAGACTCTGACTCTG AACGAAAGAGCCACGGGACCTGGaatgagagaaagaagaagGGGTTTGAGAGAATGAGTGTTGGGGAGGAGATGTGTAACTTTGCCACTTTCCGCCCAGCAACGCTCACCGTCACCAACTTCTTTAAACAG GAGGGGGATAGACTGAGTGATGAGGACCTCTACAAGTTTTTGGCAGACATGCGCCGGCCGTCCTCTGTTCTGCGAAGGCTGAGACCTGTCACTG CTCAGTTGAAAATTGACATCTCTCCAGCACCGGACTCACCACATTACTGCCTCTCACCAGAACTCCTTCACGTGATACCTTATCCGGACCTGCGCGTCCGGCCCACCAAAGAGGTGCTGGAGTTCCCTGCTCGTAATGTGTACACGCCGCACACCACGTACAG GAATCTGCTCTATGTGTACCCGCAAAGTCTGAACTTCAGCAGCCGCCAGGGCTCAGTCAGGAACATTGCTGTGAAAGTTCAGTTTATGGCAGGAGAAGATCCCAGCCAAGCTTTACCA GTCATCTTCGGAAAGTCAAGTTGTGCCGAGTTCATGAAAGAGGCATACACTCCCATCATCTATCATAACAA GTCCCCTGAGTTCTATGAGGAGACGAAGATGAAGATTCCTGCCAATCTGACAGACAACCATCATCTGCTGTTCACCTTCTACCACATCAGCTGCCAACCCAAGCAGAACACTCCTCTGGAGACCCCCGTGGGCTACACT TGGATACCTTTGATGCAGCACGGCCGACTGCGCACCGGCTCCTTCAGTCTTCCTGTGTCTGTGGAAAAGCCTCCACCCAGCTACTCGGTACTCACCCCCGAT GTTCAGCTTCCAGGCATGAAGTGGGTGGATAATCACAAAGGAGTTTTCAATGTCGAGGTGACAGCAACCTCCTCTGTTCACACTCAG GACGCACACCTGGATAAGTTCTTCACTCTGGTGTATGTTCTCGAGGAGTACTCCTTCCCGTTCCGACTGAAGGATGTGATTATTACCGAAGCAAACATGGAAGGCGAGCTGAAGGCCAGCATCTCAGCGCTGAGAGGGTCTCAGCTGGATACTTGTGTCAGATTTTTGCATCAGCTTTTCAACAAACTCATTCAGCTAATCGTGTACCCGCCAGTCATTGCAGGCCAAATTG TGAACCTTGGCCGGGCTGCTTTTGAAGCTATGGCGCTGTTGGTTAACCAGATCCACAAAAACCTGGAGGGAAACCAAGACCAGCACGGTCGCAACAACCTGCTGGCATCTTATGTCCATTACGTTTTCCGCCTGCCCACCGCTGAACCCATCATGCCTCCAGCAG GCGCCCATCCCTATGAGATGCCGGTGCAGTATGCTACCTTATCCAGGGCGACAGGCCGCCCGAGCAGCCTGCATCTGTCCCGTTCAAAGAGCATCAGCAACTCAAACCCCGACCTGGCCACCACGCCGATTTCCCCGGATGAGGAAGTCCAAAGGATCATAGGAAGCAAG tttttcttccctCCCTGCTTTTCCCCTTTATTGCCCCTTTGA